A region from the Prionailurus viverrinus isolate Anna chromosome E2, UM_Priviv_1.0, whole genome shotgun sequence genome encodes:
- the B3GNT9 gene encoding UDP-GlcNAc:betaGal beta-1,3-N-acetylglucosaminyltransferase 9 isoform X1, with amino-acid sequence MSRRAQLEGHVAAAPAPLPANAAFGPGPVHGCPWDPALSPGALASGAAPLPRDERGGGVSHADMRRRLRLRGDASITLLLGTALGLLLYTQREGATPTTNALRAQGKVEAAPTPGLRVFQARDADAAPAPLVYEGDTPEPPTPTGPFDFGRYLRAKDQRRFPLLINQPHKCRGDGAPEGGPDLLIAVKSVAADFERRQAVRQTWGAEGRVQGALVRRVFLLGVPRSTGTDRADTEGDGTRTHWPALLRAESRAYADILLWAFDDTFFNLTLKEIHFLAWASAYCPEVRFVFKGDADVFVHVGNLLEFLAPRDPAQDLLAGDVIVQARPIRARASKYYIPEAVYGLPAYPAYAGGGGFVLSGVTLRRLASACAQVELFPIDDVFLGMCLQRLRLTPEPHPAFRTFGIPRPSAAPHLRTFDPCFYRELVVVHGLSAADIWLMWRLLNGPHGPACARPWPAAAGSFRWDS; translated from the exons ATGTCCCGGCGCGCACAGCTGGAGGGTCACGTGGCAGCGGCCCCGGCCCCCCTTCCTGCCAACGCTGCATTTGGCCCAGGCCCGGTTCATGGCTGCCCTTGGGACCCTGCGCTGAGCCCCGGAGCCCTGGCGTCCGGGGCCGCGCCGCTCCCAAGGGACGAGA GGGGCGGGGGCGTGAGCCACGCGGACATGAGGCGGAGGCTGCGCCTACGCGGGGACGCGTCGATCACGCTTCTCCTTGGCACCGCCCTCGGCCTCCTGCTCTACACACAGCGCGAGGGCGCGACCCCGACGACCAACGCACTCCGAGCGCAAGGGAAGGTAGAGGCAGCGCCTACTCCGGGACTCCGAGTCTTCCAGGCACGGGACGCGGAcgcagccccagcccctctggTCTACGAAGGGGACACACCGGAGCCGCCCACACCCACGGGACCCTTTGACTTTGGCCGCTACCTACGCGCCAAGGACCAGCGGCGCTTCCCCTTGCTCATTAATCAGCCGCACAAATGCCGAGGAGATGGCGCACCTGAAGGTGGACCCGACTTGCTCATCGCCGTCAAGTCAGTGGCGGCGGACTTCGAGCGGCGCCAGGCCGTGCGCCAGACGTGGGGTGCTGAGGGCCGTGTGCAGGGGGCGCTCGTGCGCCGCGTGTTCTTGCTGGGCGTGCCAAGGAGCACAGGCACTGACAGGGCAGACACCGAGGGGGATGGCACGCGAACCCACTGGCCAGCCCTGCTGCGTGCCGAAAGCCGTGCATACGCGGACATCCTGCTCTGGGCTTTTGACGACACTTTCTTCAACCTAACGCTCAAGGAGATCCACTTTCTGGCCTGGGCCTCTGCCTACTGTCCCGAGGTGCGCTTCGTTTTTAAGGGCGACGCAGATGTGTTTGTGCACGTGGGAAACCTGCTGGAGTTCCTGGCGCCGCGGGACCCGGCGCAGGACCTGCTTGCGGGTGACGTGATTGTGCAGGCTCGGCCAATCCGCGCGCGGGCTAGCAAATACTACATCCCAGAGGCTGTGTATGGCTTGCCCGCCTACCCGGCCTACGCGGGTGGTGGTGGCTTTGTGCTTTCAGGGGTTACGCTGCGTCGCCTGGCCAGCGCCTGTGCACAGGTTGAGCTTTTCCCCATTGACGACGTCTTTCTGGGCATGTGTCTACAGCGCCTTCGGCTCACACCGGAACCTCACCCTGCTTTCCGCACCTTTGGCATCCCTCGTCCTTCAGCCGCGCCGCACCTGCGCACCTTTGACCCCTGCTTTTACCGGGAGCTAGTTGTAGTGCACGGGCTCTCGGCGGCCGACATCTGGCTTATGTGGCGCCTGCTGAACGGGCCCCATGGCCCAGCCTGTGCGCGTCCTTGGCCTGCCGCTGCTGGCTCTTTCCGGTGGGACTCCTAG
- the B3GNT9 gene encoding UDP-GlcNAc:betaGal beta-1,3-N-acetylglucosaminyltransferase 9 isoform X2: MRRRLRLRGDASITLLLGTALGLLLYTQREGATPTTNALRAQGKVEAAPTPGLRVFQARDADAAPAPLVYEGDTPEPPTPTGPFDFGRYLRAKDQRRFPLLINQPHKCRGDGAPEGGPDLLIAVKSVAADFERRQAVRQTWGAEGRVQGALVRRVFLLGVPRSTGTDRADTEGDGTRTHWPALLRAESRAYADILLWAFDDTFFNLTLKEIHFLAWASAYCPEVRFVFKGDADVFVHVGNLLEFLAPRDPAQDLLAGDVIVQARPIRARASKYYIPEAVYGLPAYPAYAGGGGFVLSGVTLRRLASACAQVELFPIDDVFLGMCLQRLRLTPEPHPAFRTFGIPRPSAAPHLRTFDPCFYRELVVVHGLSAADIWLMWRLLNGPHGPACARPWPAAAGSFRWDS, encoded by the coding sequence ATGAGGCGGAGGCTGCGCCTACGCGGGGACGCGTCGATCACGCTTCTCCTTGGCACCGCCCTCGGCCTCCTGCTCTACACACAGCGCGAGGGCGCGACCCCGACGACCAACGCACTCCGAGCGCAAGGGAAGGTAGAGGCAGCGCCTACTCCGGGACTCCGAGTCTTCCAGGCACGGGACGCGGAcgcagccccagcccctctggTCTACGAAGGGGACACACCGGAGCCGCCCACACCCACGGGACCCTTTGACTTTGGCCGCTACCTACGCGCCAAGGACCAGCGGCGCTTCCCCTTGCTCATTAATCAGCCGCACAAATGCCGAGGAGATGGCGCACCTGAAGGTGGACCCGACTTGCTCATCGCCGTCAAGTCAGTGGCGGCGGACTTCGAGCGGCGCCAGGCCGTGCGCCAGACGTGGGGTGCTGAGGGCCGTGTGCAGGGGGCGCTCGTGCGCCGCGTGTTCTTGCTGGGCGTGCCAAGGAGCACAGGCACTGACAGGGCAGACACCGAGGGGGATGGCACGCGAACCCACTGGCCAGCCCTGCTGCGTGCCGAAAGCCGTGCATACGCGGACATCCTGCTCTGGGCTTTTGACGACACTTTCTTCAACCTAACGCTCAAGGAGATCCACTTTCTGGCCTGGGCCTCTGCCTACTGTCCCGAGGTGCGCTTCGTTTTTAAGGGCGACGCAGATGTGTTTGTGCACGTGGGAAACCTGCTGGAGTTCCTGGCGCCGCGGGACCCGGCGCAGGACCTGCTTGCGGGTGACGTGATTGTGCAGGCTCGGCCAATCCGCGCGCGGGCTAGCAAATACTACATCCCAGAGGCTGTGTATGGCTTGCCCGCCTACCCGGCCTACGCGGGTGGTGGTGGCTTTGTGCTTTCAGGGGTTACGCTGCGTCGCCTGGCCAGCGCCTGTGCACAGGTTGAGCTTTTCCCCATTGACGACGTCTTTCTGGGCATGTGTCTACAGCGCCTTCGGCTCACACCGGAACCTCACCCTGCTTTCCGCACCTTTGGCATCCCTCGTCCTTCAGCCGCGCCGCACCTGCGCACCTTTGACCCCTGCTTTTACCGGGAGCTAGTTGTAGTGCACGGGCTCTCGGCGGCCGACATCTGGCTTATGTGGCGCCTGCTGAACGGGCCCCATGGCCCAGCCTGTGCGCGTCCTTGGCCTGCCGCTGCTGGCTCTTTCCGGTGGGACTCCTAG